The genomic region TTTCCCCTCAGTAAGCCAGGCGTTACTGGTCAACAAGCCCACTGTGCAAGCAGTGGGCTTTGTTTTACGAGGTTTATGGGCCTGTCACCCGCGATCCGGGCGCTGGCTCACCTGAAAATCTTAAAACCGTCACCAGCGGTTCGCTGGCAAACGCTTTGTGCAACCTGATCACAGAACAGGGCACCGAGCCGGAAATTGACTCCACCAGTGAAATGCGTATCGGGTTTTTAGGAGCGCTGTAATGCCTGAGATCTATCATTTTTTCCAAACGCTGGTTAACGGCATGACCGTTGGCAGCACCTATGCCTTGATAGCCATTGGCTACACAATGGTTTACGGCATCATTGGAATGATTAACTTCGCCCATGGCGAGGTGTACATGATTGGTTCCTACGTGGCCTTCATCGCCCTTGCCGGGCTGGCCATGCTGGGTATCCACTCCCTGCCGCTGTTGATGACCGCTGCGTTCCTGGCGTCCATCGTCGTAACCAGTGCCTATGGCTACAGTATCGAACGCGTTGCGTACCGCCCCTTGCGTGGCAGCAACCGCTTGATCCCGCTGATCTCTGCGATCGGCATGTCGATTTTCCTGCAGAACACCGTATTGCTGTCCCAGGATTCCAAGGACAAATCCATTCCCAACCTGATCCCGGGGAGCTTCTCCTTCGGCCCAGGTGGCGCACAAGAAGTGCTGATTTCCTACATGCAGGTCCTGGTCTTCGTCGTCACCCTGGTGGCAATGCTCGGCCTGACCCTGTTCATCTCTCGCTCCCGTCTGGGGCGTGCCTGCCGGGCCTGCGCCGAAGACATCAAGATGGCCAACCTGTTGGGCATCAACACCAACAACATCATCGCCCTGACCTTCGTCATCGGTGCCGCACTGGCGGCCATCGCCGCTGTATTGCTGAGCATGCAGTATGGCGTGATCAACCCCAACGCCGGTTTCCTGGTGGGCCTCAAGGCCTTCACCGCAGCGGTATTGGGCGGCATCGGCAGCATTCCGGGTGCGATGCTCGGCGGGCTGGTGCTGGGGGTGGCTGAAGCCTTTGGCGCCGATGTGTTCGGCGACCAGTACAAGGACGTGGTGGCATTCGGTCTATTGGTTCTGGTGCTGTTGTTCCGGCCGACCGGCATTCTGGGCCGTCCGGAGGTTGAGAAAGTATGAGCAGATATCTTAAATCGGCGTTTTTCAGCGCCTTGCTGGTGTGGGCCGTGGCCTTTCCGGTACTCGGCCTCAAGCTGAGCATTGTCGGGATCAACCTCGAAGTGCATGGCACCGGTCCCGTGACATTGACCATCATTGCCCTGTGCTCGGTGTTGATGTTCCTGCGCGTGCTGTTTACCCAGCAGGTCGGTGCACTCCTCAAGTCCAACCGTGGCCCGTTGGTTTCGCCCAAGGTCAGTCAGTTCCTGACCCTGCCGCGCACCCAGCGCTACATCATCATTGGCCTGATCGTGGCCGCGTTGATCTGGCCGTTCTTCGGTTCCCGGGGTGCGGTGGACATCGCGACACTGATCCTGATCTACGTGTTGCTGGGCCTGGGCCTGAACATCGTGGTGGGTCTCGCCGGCCTGCTCGACCTGGGCTATGTGGGCTTCTACGCAGTGGGTGCCTACACCTACGCGTTGCTCTCGCACTACCTGGGCTGGGGCTTCTGGATCTGCCTGCCACTGGCCGGCATGGCGGCGGCCACATTTGGCTTCCTGCTGGGCTTCCCGGTACTGCGCTTGCGCGGTGACTATCTGGCGATCGTGACCCTGGGCTTCGGGGAAATCATCCGTCTGTTCCTGCGTAACCTCACCGATATCACCGGCGGCCCCAACGGCATCAGCAGCATCCCCAAGCCGACGTTCTTCGGGTTGTCGTTCGACCGCACCGCGGCCGAAGGCGTGCAGACTTTCCACGAGTACTTCGGGATCGACTACAACCCGGTCAGCAAAGTGGTGTTCCTGTACCTGGTGGCCCTGCTGCTGGCACTGGCGGCGCTGTTCGTGATCAACCGCCTGCTGCGCATGCCGATCGGCCGCGCGTGGGAAGCGCTGCGCGAAGATGAAATCGCCTGCCGTGCACTAGGCATGAACCCGACCGTCATCAAGCTTTCGGCATTCACCCTCGGGGCAACCTTCGCCGGTTTTGCTGGCAGCTTCTTCGCCGCTCGCCAGGGCCTGGTGACACCGGAGTCGTTCACCTTCATCGAGTCGGCGATCATCCTCGCCATCGTGGTACTGGGTGGCATGGGCTCGCAGCTGGGCGTGATCCTCGCGGCGATCGTGATGATCCTGCTGCCGGAAATGATGCGTGAGTTCAGCGAATACCGCATGTTGATGTTCGGCGCCATGATGGTGCTGATGATGATCTGGCGTCCTCAAGGCCTGCTGCCCATGCAACGTCCACACATGGAGCTGCGCAAATGAGCCGCGAGATCCTGAAAGTCGAAAATTTGAGCATGCGCTTCGGCGGTTTGCTCGCGGTCAACGGCGTGGCCCTGACCGTACAAGAGAAGCAGGTTGTGGCTCTTATCGGCCCCAACGGCGCCGGCAAGACCACGGTGTTCAACTGCCTGACCGGGTTCTACAAGCCGGCTGGCGGCACCATCCTGCTGGATGGCCAGCCGATTCAGGGCCTGGCCGGTCACGAGATTGCCCGCAAGGGCGTGGTGCGAACCTTCCAGAACGTGCGGCTGTTCAAGGACATGACAGCGGTCGAGAACCTCTTGATCGCCCAGCACCGTCACCTGAACACCAACTTCTTTGCCGGCCTGTTCAAGACTCCGTCGTTCCGCAAGAGCGAGCGCGAGGCCATGGAATATGCAGCGTACTGGCTGGACAAGGTCAACCTCACCGAGTTTGCCAACCGTCCTGCCGGTACCCTGGCCTACGGTCAGCAACGTCGCCTGGAAATCGCCCGCTGCATGATGACCCGTCCGCGGATCCTCATGCTCGACGAACCGGCCGCCGGCCTGAACCCCAAGGAAACCGAAGACCTCAAGGCGCTGATCAGCGTGCTGCGTGAAGAAAACAACGCCACCGTGCTGCTGATTGAACACGACATGAAACTGGTCATGAGCATCTCCGACCATATCGTGGTGATCAACCAGGGCACGCCACTGGCCGACGGTACGCCGGAGCAGATCCGTGACAACCCGGCCGTGATCAAAGCCTATTTGGGGGAAGCGTAAAATGCTGCAATTCGAAAACGTTTCCACTTTCTACGGCAAGATCCAGGCACTGCACAGCGTCAACGTCGAAGTGCGCCAGGGCGAAATCGTCACCCTGATCGGGGCCAACGGTGCCGGTAAATCCACGCTGCTGATGACCTTGTGCGGTTCGCCCCAGGCCCACAGCGGCAGCATCCGCTACATGGGTGAGGAACTGGTGGGCCAGGCCTCCTCGGAGATCATGCGCAAGAGCATTGCCGTGGTTCCGGAAGGCCGCCGGGTATTTGCCCGCCTGACCGTGGAAGAGAACCTCGCCATGGGCGGGTTCTTCACCGACAAGGGCGATTACCAGGAGCAGATGGACAAGGTGCTGCACCTGTTCCCGCGGCTCAAGGAACGCTTCAGCCAGCGCGGCGGCACCATGTCCGGCGGCGAACAGCAAATGCTCGCCATCGGCCGCGCGCTGATGAGCAAGCCCAAGCTGTTGCTTCTGGACGAACCGTCCCTGGGACTGGCACCGATCATCATCCAGCAGATCTTCGACATCATCGAACAGCTGCGCAAGGACGGTGTGACGGTGTTCCTGGTGGAGCAGAACGCCAACCAGGCACTGAAGATTGCCGACCGTGCCTATGTGCTGGAAAACGGCCGCGTGGTGATGCAGGGCAGCGGCGAACAACTGCTGACCGATCCGAAAGTGCGTGAGGCTTATTTGGGCGGTTGATGCCGTCTGGAAGTAGAAGCCGGCCTCTGTGGGAGCTGGCTTGCCTGCGATAGCATCGCCTCGGTGGAACTGAAACACCGAGGCGTCAGCATCGCAGGCAAGCCAGCTCCCACATTTGTTTTGCGAAACCTGAAATTATTTTCCCCTGGTTTGTAACGAATCCCTTCCCCCTATCTCTAGTGGTGTAAGCAGGCAACTACGCTTGCCAACCCAACCCACTGCTGGAGATACACCATGACTACCAAAACCCGCTCGCTGTCCGCTGCCACCCTCGTCCTGGCCCTGGGTTCGGCCCTGAGCCTGTCCGCCCTGACCACCACCGCCCACGCCGCCGATGACATGCAGAAATGCTTCGGTGTAGCCGAAGCCGGCAAGAACGATTGCGCTGCAGGCGCCGGCACTTCCTGCGCGGGCACCTCGAAGGTCAAGGATCAGGCCAACGCCTGGAAACTGGTCCCGGCCGGTACCTGCCTGAAAACCCCAAGCACCACCTCGCCAACCGGCTTCGGCCAGGAAGCTACCTTCACCGCCAAGTCCTGAAACCCTGCACAGCCTGAGTACTGACGATGACGCTCTCATTCACCCACTCCATCTCCCAGGCTCAGGCGCCCGGCCTCCCCCGTCGGGCCGGGCTGGGGCTCAAGGACGAGCACTTCAGTGAAGTGCTCGAGACTTCCCCCGACATCGGTTTTTTTGAAGTCCACGCCGAAAACTACATGGTGGCCGGCGGGCCTTTCCATCACTACCTGGGCTTGATCCGCGAACAGTACCCGCTGTCGCTGCACGGTGTGGGCCTGTCCATCGGCGGCGAAGGTCCGCTGAACGATGAGCACCTTGAGCGCTTGGCCACGCTGATCGAGCGCTATCAACCCCACTCCTTTTCCGAACACCTGGCCTGGTCCAGCCACGGCCCGGTGTTTCTCAATGATCTGCTGCCGCTGGCGTATGACGATGAAACCCTGAAGCGGGTGTGCGAACACATCGACCAGGTACAAACCCGCCTGCAGCGGCCCATGCTGTTGGAGAACCCGTCAACCTATCTGCAATTCCAGTGCTCCACCCTGGAAGAGACCGACTTCATCAGCGAAGCGATCCGCCGCACCGGCTGCGGGCTGCTGCTGGACGTGAATAATGTGTATGTGTCGTGCATCAACCATCAGCAAGACCCGCTGAAGTACATCGAGGCCTTGCCGTTGCACGCCGTGGGCGAGATTCATCTGGCAGGGTTTGCCGAAGACACCGACAGCCTCGGCGACCGTTTGCTGATTGACGATCACGGCGCCCCCATCGACAACGCGGTGTGGCAGCTCTACCAGCACGTGCTCACCCGCACCGGGCCGGTCGCCACGCTGATCGAACGCGACAACCAGGTGCCGGCGTTCAGCGTGCTGCATGCTGAAGCGCGCCAAGCCGACCGGTTTCTGCTGGAGGCGCGCGCATGAGCCGCCAGGACGTGTTTACCCGCGCCTTGCTGTCCCCCGAGGAAAGCTGCCCCGAAGGTTTGTTCAGCCGTAACGGCGCCGATCCGGCCAGTCGTTTTGCGGTGTACCGCAACAATGTCCACAGCTCACTGATCAACGCCCTGGCCGCCGGCTACCCGGTCACTCTGCAACTGGTGGGCGATGAGTTTTTTCGGGCGATGGCCGGTGTGTATGTCCAGGATTTCCCACCGACCAGTCCACTGATCAATGAGTACGGCGGCGACCTGGCTGACTTTATCCAGGGCTTCGCCCCCGCCGCCAGCGTGCCATATCTAGCCGACGTGGCGCGCCTGGAGCGATTGCGGGTCAGGGCCTACCACGCGGCGGACGCACTGCAACTGGATCAGCAGGAAATCATCGCCGCCCTGCAACAACAGTCGGACTTGGGCGAACTGCGCCTGCAACTGCATCCGTCCCTGGCCACCCTGAACTCGGCCTACGCCGTGGTGGCGTTATGGGCTGCTCACCAGACAGGCGAATCCCTCGCCACCCTCGACCCCTTCCATGCCCAAAGCGCGCTGGTGCTGCGCAACGGCCTGCACGTGCAGGTATTTCACATCGACAGCGGCGCAGCCGCGTTTATCAACAGCCTGAACAACGGTTGGCCGCTGGAGATGGCCGTGGCCTACGCCCTCGATGCAGCCGCCGAATTTGATCTGCATCAATGCCTGGCCCTGCTGATCGGCCATGGCGCCATCACCCACTTGCACACAGAACCCAAGGTATCGCCATGAACACCCCCGCTCCCGGGCTGATCCAACGGATCATCCAGCTCTTCGAGAAAATCTCCTACAGCCTGATCGCCTTCGTCGCACGCTTCTCTATCGCCGCGGTGTTCTGGAAATCCGGACAGACCAAGGTCGAAGGCCTCGCCGTGGACCTGATCGGCGGTACGTTCCAACTGGGCTGGCCGCACTTGGCGCCGTCCACCCTGCCGCTGTTTCGCAGCGAATATCATGTGCCGCTGTTGTCAGCGGAAGTGGCGGCGCATATGGCCGCGTTCGCCGAGCATTTTTTCCCGGTGCTGATCCTGGTGGGGTTTGCCACGCGGTTCTCGGCGCTGGCTCTACTGGGCATGACCCTGACCATCCAGCTGTTCGTCTACCCGGACGCCTACCCGACCCACGGCACCTGGATCGCACTGTTGTTGCTGTTGATGGCCAAGGGGCCGGGCTGCTTCTCCATCGATCACCTGATTGCCCGGCGCTTGCGCTAAAGGCGATCCAGGGCCTCGCCGCTGCGCTTGAACCAGCCCACCAGATAATCTGCGAGTACCTGAGTGCGGCGCGGCAGGCCCCCCTGATACGGATGGACCAAGTACATCGGCATGCTGCGGGTCTGATAATCCCGCAGGAGCCAGCGCAAGCGCCCCTCAGCCAATTCCGTGTGCAACACATAAGAGGGCAGACGCGCGATGCCCGCCCCCACCAGCGCCGCCTTCTTCAACAAGTTGTAATGGTTGGAGGCAAAGGTCCCGGATACGCGAACCCGCAGCAGCTCATGCTGTTGGTGATACAGCCACTCTTCACGGCCGCTGTAGTGGCTGTTCAGCAAGCAGTTGTGGCCCACCAGTTCCGCCGGTGTCAGCGGCTCGCCGTGCTGTTCCAGATAGGCCGGGCTGGCGCAGGTCATCTCGTGCCAGGCCAGCAGCGGCTTGGCCACCAGTCGCTCGTCGTTGGCGACTTCCGAGCGTACCGCCAGGTCAAAGCCGTCCCGCCCCAGGTCTCGATACTGGTTGTTGAGCTCCAGTTCGATCTGCACCTGCGGGTACTCCCGGGAAAACTCCAGCAGCAAACCATCGAAGAAGGTTTCGCCCAAGGAAACCGGAACCGTCATACGCACCGGGCCGACCAGGTCGTCCTTGAGCCTGGCCAGTGCCTGACGTGCCCGTTCCACCTGGACCACCAACGCCTGGGCCTGCGGCAACAGTGCCGCCCCCGCTGCCGTCAGGCTCAAACGACGCGTGGTTCGATGCAACAACACCACCGAAAACTGCGCTTCCAGCTGGCTGATGCGCTTGGACAGTTGCCCCTTGCTGCAGCCCAACTGCTGAGCCGCCAGGGTAAAGCTGCCGGCTTCGATCAACACCGCAAACGCCGCCAAGTCATCCATTTCGCTCATGGATTGTTTCCATTTGAAAACCAAAGGTTGCCTATTAGTGCACTTATCCGCGCAAAAAATCACTCTAGACTGAAACCTCACCTACACATCTGGAGGAAGGCACGATGAAAATCCTGTTGATTGGCGCAAGCGGCACCGTGGGTTCGGCGGTCAAGGCAGAACTGTCCCAACGGCATGAAGTGATCAGCATCGGTCGCAAGAGTGGCGAGTTCCAGGTCGACATCAGCGACAGCGCCTCGATCCGCAAACTGTTCGAACAAACCGGCAAGTTCGACGCACTGATCTGCGCCGCCGGCAGCGTCAACTTCGTGCCTCTGGGGGACATGAGCGCCAGCGATTTTGACCTGGGCCTGCAAGACAAGCTGATGGGCCAGGTGAACCTGCTGCTGATTGGCCGCGAGTTCGCCAATGACGGCGCATCGTTCACCTTCACCAGCGGCATTCTCAACCGCGATCCGATTCGCACCGGTGCTTCGGCGGCCCTGGTCAACGGCGCGCTGGATGCATTCGTGAAAGCTGCGGCGATCGAACTGCCCCGCGGCCTGCGCATCAACTCGGTGAGCCCGACCGTGCTGCTGGAAGCCATGGGCAGCTACGCGCCGTACTTCCGTGGCTACAAACCGGCTCCAGGTGCAGACGTGGCGCTGGCCTACGCGAAAAGCGTGGAAGGCTTGCAGACCGGGCAGACGTTTATCGTCGGTTGATTCAACCTGTGTCCCGGGCTTGTGATGCATCGCCAGCCTGCGTAACGTGGCGGCACTTATCAGGAGACCCGATAATGCGTGCCGCCCGTACCCTAGCTCTGTTTGCCTTGTTGCCCCTGTTCACCGCCTGCCAGATGTTCGAGAACGAGCCGGCCAAGCCCTCTCTCGCCGGGTTGACCCGCATGCAGGGCGAGCTGACGGCGCAGGGTGACAAACTGCTGTTCCAGCCCTGCAACGACAAACGCAATTACGTGGTCAACGACACCGGCGGCACCAGCATCCTGCAGGAGGCCGCCTCCCTGGCCGGCCAGCAAGGCGCACTGTTTGCCGACCTGCGTGGCAAGTTCTCCGGCGTCGCCAGCGGCACCCAGGGCACGGTGGACCTGCAACAGGTGTACCGCGTCGAACGCTCGACCTCGGCCTGCGATGATCCGGATTTCAAGCGCATGATCCTGCGGGCCAACGGCCACAAGCCGGCCTGGGCGATGAACGTTACCGCCAAGGGCATGGTGCTGGAGCGTGAAGGCCAGCCGCCATTGGCCGTGCCGTATGTGGAAGAACAATCGGGCGACGGACGGTTCAACCTGATGACCGAAGCCAATAACCAGCACATCGAACTCTGGGTGGCCCCGCAACGCTGTGTCGACAGCGTCAGCGGCAGCCTGCAGCACATGTCCGCCGAGCTTCGGGTCAACGGCCAGGTGCAACGCGGTTGCGCGTCGTTCGGCGGCTCGCGGGACGACTGATTGTCCGCTGCGCTGTTTTAACATGACGGGAAACCGCTGTTGGGGCTTATAATCGCCGGTTTGCAAAACAGCCGGCCTCTTTGCCCGCCGCCTACCGGATTCCTGTCATGTTACGAATCACCGAACTCAAGCTGCCCATCGACCATCCCGAAGAAGACCTGCGGCCTGCCATTGTGCAGCGCCTGGGCATCGCCAGTGATGACCTGCTCGATTTCACCCTGTTCAAACGCAGCTACGACGCCCGCAAGAAATCGTCGGAGCTGTGCTTCATCTACACCATCGACCTGGAAGTCAAAGGCGAGGCGGCCCTGCTGCTCAAGTTCGCCGACGACCGCAACGTCAACCCGGCACCGGACATCAGCTACAAGGTCGTGGGCCATGCGCCGGAAGGCCTGACCGAGCGGCCGATCGTCGTCGGTTTTGGCCCGTGCGGTATCTTCGCCGGACTGTTGCTGGCGCAGATGGGCTTCAAGCCGATCATCCTCGAACGCGGCCGCGAAGTGCGCCAGCGCACCAAGGACACCTGGGGCCTGTGGCGCAAAAACGTTCTGAACCCCGAATCCAACGTGCAGTTTGGTGAAGGCGGCGCCGGGACCTTCTCCGACGGCAAGCTCTACAGCCAGATCAAGGACCCGAAATTCCACGGCCGCAAGGTGCTGCACGAGTTCGTCAAGGCCGGCGCGCCGGACGAAATCCTCTACGTCAGCAAGCCGCACATCGGTACCTTCCGCCTGACCGGCGTGGTGGAGAACATGCGCCAGCAGATCA from Pseudomonas yamanorum harbors:
- the livH gene encoding high-affinity branched-chain amino acid ABC transporter permease LivH, with the translated sequence MPEIYHFFQTLVNGMTVGSTYALIAIGYTMVYGIIGMINFAHGEVYMIGSYVAFIALAGLAMLGIHSLPLLMTAAFLASIVVTSAYGYSIERVAYRPLRGSNRLIPLISAIGMSIFLQNTVLLSQDSKDKSIPNLIPGSFSFGPGGAQEVLISYMQVLVFVVTLVAMLGLTLFISRSRLGRACRACAEDIKMANLLGINTNNIIALTFVIGAALAAIAAVLLSMQYGVINPNAGFLVGLKAFTAAVLGGIGSIPGAMLGGLVLGVAEAFGADVFGDQYKDVVAFGLLVLVLLFRPTGILGRPEVEKV
- a CDS encoding high-affinity branched-chain amino acid ABC transporter permease LivM, with product MSRYLKSAFFSALLVWAVAFPVLGLKLSIVGINLEVHGTGPVTLTIIALCSVLMFLRVLFTQQVGALLKSNRGPLVSPKVSQFLTLPRTQRYIIIGLIVAALIWPFFGSRGAVDIATLILIYVLLGLGLNIVVGLAGLLDLGYVGFYAVGAYTYALLSHYLGWGFWICLPLAGMAAATFGFLLGFPVLRLRGDYLAIVTLGFGEIIRLFLRNLTDITGGPNGISSIPKPTFFGLSFDRTAAEGVQTFHEYFGIDYNPVSKVVFLYLVALLLALAALFVINRLLRMPIGRAWEALREDEIACRALGMNPTVIKLSAFTLGATFAGFAGSFFAARQGLVTPESFTFIESAIILAIVVLGGMGSQLGVILAAIVMILLPEMMREFSEYRMLMFGAMMVLMMIWRPQGLLPMQRPHMELRK
- the livG gene encoding high-affinity branched-chain amino acid ABC transporter ATP-binding protein LivG produces the protein MSREILKVENLSMRFGGLLAVNGVALTVQEKQVVALIGPNGAGKTTVFNCLTGFYKPAGGTILLDGQPIQGLAGHEIARKGVVRTFQNVRLFKDMTAVENLLIAQHRHLNTNFFAGLFKTPSFRKSEREAMEYAAYWLDKVNLTEFANRPAGTLAYGQQRRLEIARCMMTRPRILMLDEPAAGLNPKETEDLKALISVLREENNATVLLIEHDMKLVMSISDHIVVINQGTPLADGTPEQIRDNPAVIKAYLGEA
- a CDS encoding ABC transporter ATP-binding protein — translated: MLQFENVSTFYGKIQALHSVNVEVRQGEIVTLIGANGAGKSTLLMTLCGSPQAHSGSIRYMGEELVGQASSEIMRKSIAVVPEGRRVFARLTVEENLAMGGFFTDKGDYQEQMDKVLHLFPRLKERFSQRGGTMSGGEQQMLAIGRALMSKPKLLLLDEPSLGLAPIIIQQIFDIIEQLRKDGVTVFLVEQNANQALKIADRAYVLENGRVVMQGSGEQLLTDPKVREAYLGG
- a CDS encoding BufA1 family periplasmic bufferin-type metallophore → MTTKTRSLSAATLVLALGSALSLSALTTTAHAADDMQKCFGVAEAGKNDCAAGAGTSCAGTSKVKDQANAWKLVPAGTCLKTPSTTSPTGFGQEATFTAKS
- the bufB gene encoding MNIO family bufferin maturase, with amino-acid sequence MTLSFTHSISQAQAPGLPRRAGLGLKDEHFSEVLETSPDIGFFEVHAENYMVAGGPFHHYLGLIREQYPLSLHGVGLSIGGEGPLNDEHLERLATLIERYQPHSFSEHLAWSSHGPVFLNDLLPLAYDDETLKRVCEHIDQVQTRLQRPMLLENPSTYLQFQCSTLEETDFISEAIRRTGCGLLLDVNNVYVSCINHQQDPLKYIEALPLHAVGEIHLAGFAEDTDSLGDRLLIDDHGAPIDNAVWQLYQHVLTRTGPVATLIERDNQVPAFSVLHAEARQADRFLLEARA
- a CDS encoding HvfC/BufC N-terminal domain-containing protein, translating into MSRQDVFTRALLSPEESCPEGLFSRNGADPASRFAVYRNNVHSSLINALAAGYPVTLQLVGDEFFRAMAGVYVQDFPPTSPLINEYGGDLADFIQGFAPAASVPYLADVARLERLRVRAYHAADALQLDQQEIIAALQQQSDLGELRLQLHPSLATLNSAYAVVALWAAHQTGESLATLDPFHAQSALVLRNGLHVQVFHIDSGAAAFINSLNNGWPLEMAVAYALDAAAEFDLHQCLALLIGHGAITHLHTEPKVSP
- a CDS encoding DoxX family protein, translating into MNTPAPGLIQRIIQLFEKISYSLIAFVARFSIAAVFWKSGQTKVEGLAVDLIGGTFQLGWPHLAPSTLPLFRSEYHVPLLSAEVAAHMAAFAEHFFPVLILVGFATRFSALALLGMTLTIQLFVYPDAYPTHGTWIALLLLLMAKGPGCFSIDHLIARRLR
- a CDS encoding LysR family transcriptional regulator codes for the protein MSEMDDLAAFAVLIEAGSFTLAAQQLGCSKGQLSKRISQLEAQFSVVLLHRTTRRLSLTAAGAALLPQAQALVVQVERARQALARLKDDLVGPVRMTVPVSLGETFFDGLLLEFSREYPQVQIELELNNQYRDLGRDGFDLAVRSEVANDERLVAKPLLAWHEMTCASPAYLEQHGEPLTPAELVGHNCLLNSHYSGREEWLYHQQHELLRVRVSGTFASNHYNLLKKAALVGAGIARLPSYVLHTELAEGRLRWLLRDYQTRSMPMYLVHPYQGGLPRRTQVLADYLVGWFKRSGEALDRL
- a CDS encoding short chain dehydrogenase, producing the protein MKILLIGASGTVGSAVKAELSQRHEVISIGRKSGEFQVDISDSASIRKLFEQTGKFDALICAAGSVNFVPLGDMSASDFDLGLQDKLMGQVNLLLIGREFANDGASFTFTSGILNRDPIRTGASAALVNGALDAFVKAAAIELPRGLRINSVSPTVLLEAMGSYAPYFRGYKPAPGADVALAYAKSVEGLQTGQTFIVG
- a CDS encoding COG3650 family protein; protein product: MRAARTLALFALLPLFTACQMFENEPAKPSLAGLTRMQGELTAQGDKLLFQPCNDKRNYVVNDTGGTSILQEAASLAGQQGALFADLRGKFSGVASGTQGTVDLQQVYRVERSTSACDDPDFKRMILRANGHKPAWAMNVTAKGMVLEREGQPPLAVPYVEEQSGDGRFNLMTEANNQHIELWVAPQRCVDSVSGSLQHMSAELRVNGQVQRGCASFGGSRDD